Proteins encoded within one genomic window of Flavobacterium sp. NG2:
- a CDS encoding DUF4292 domain-containing protein, giving the protein MTTTSFFKRNFFVLTLVSSLALVSCKSKQTFVQNVDSEAVIGLKTNAVIEKLYANKADFKTVYIKSDASFDNGNQSQNVTAEIRIKKDEQILVSIRFLGITMAKASITPKTVSYYEKIKGTYFEGDFSTLSQWLGTDLNYDKIQNMLMGESLDDLKKGKYNQTMAEQLYRLDDKANNSTQKTFYIDAANFKIKKQEVAQTDKARKIQIEYANFSLFNALIMPTNVQIHAIQEKGKTEINLDYTSVSFNEELSFPYSVPNGYKRILIN; this is encoded by the coding sequence ATGACAACAACCTCTTTTTTTAAAAGAAACTTCTTTGTGTTAACTTTGGTTAGCAGTCTTGCTTTAGTATCTTGTAAATCAAAGCAAACCTTTGTGCAAAATGTAGATTCAGAAGCTGTTATAGGATTAAAAACCAATGCAGTAATTGAAAAATTGTACGCAAATAAAGCCGATTTCAAAACAGTTTATATCAAATCTGATGCAAGTTTTGATAACGGCAATCAATCACAAAATGTTACAGCCGAAATTCGCATTAAAAAAGACGAGCAAATCTTAGTGAGCATTCGTTTTTTAGGAATAACGATGGCCAAAGCATCTATCACACCAAAGACAGTGAGTTATTATGAAAAAATTAAAGGAACTTATTTTGAAGGTGATTTTAGTACTTTGAGTCAATGGTTAGGAACTGATTTGAATTATGATAAAATTCAAAATATGCTGATGGGAGAATCTCTTGATGACTTAAAAAAAGGCAAATACAATCAAACTATGGCCGAACAATTGTACCGATTGGATGATAAAGCAAATAATTCGACCCAAAAAACGTTCTACATTGATGCGGCTAATTTTAAAATTAAAAAACAAGAAGTAGCACAAACTGATAAAGCCAGAAAAATACAAATTGAGTACGCAAATTTCAGCCTATTTAACGCTTTAATTATGCCTACAAACGTTCAAATACATGCGATACAGGAAAAAGGAAAAACCGAAATTAATTTAGATTATACTTCGGTTTCTTTCAACGAAGAACTTTCTTTTCCATATAGTGTCCCAAATGGCTACAAAAGAATTTTAATTAATTAA
- a CDS encoding tetratricopeptide repeat protein, which yields MIRKSVLSLLFLVLLGNATTALAQTENDYVKTDKDKFQDHFYEALKQKGIENYDKAILALEKCLKLEPENATVHFELGKNYLALKKYSNAQTAFEKATQIDPTNKWFWIGIYDVNYATKDYLGAIPTINKLISFDPKFKEDLTSLYMNTAQFDKALALINELNETVGKSDRRESYKIQILSQGKYQNAEIQNLLEQIKKNPKEESNYVNLIYFYSKNNEIDKVLETARQLETAIPTSEWAQVSLFKFHIENKDGDKAVKAMNIVLASAKIDSKIKHRIFNEFLIFVNSNPQYESEVEKAIGYFDADSEIDVSKEVGKYYHSKKEWAKAIKYYELSNSKSEKIDVENNLLLLQAYTDMNQFDVVLRKASDLIDFFPNQPQFYYFSGLAYNQLKQFKKATEVLEMGMDFVVEDRKLEINFNIQLGEAYNGLGNNSKKEFYFSKANQLLKNK from the coding sequence ATGATAAGAAAATCGGTTTTATCGCTGTTGTTTTTGGTTTTGCTTGGCAATGCTACTACTGCATTGGCACAAACTGAGAATGATTACGTTAAAACTGATAAAGACAAATTTCAGGATCATTTTTATGAAGCCTTAAAGCAAAAGGGAATTGAAAATTACGACAAAGCCATTCTGGCTTTAGAAAAGTGTTTGAAATTAGAACCTGAAAATGCGACCGTTCACTTTGAATTGGGGAAAAATTATTTGGCATTAAAAAAATATAGCAATGCCCAAACAGCTTTTGAAAAAGCGACCCAAATTGACCCTACTAACAAATGGTTTTGGATAGGTATTTACGATGTAAATTATGCAACCAAAGACTATTTGGGAGCCATTCCCACGATTAACAAGCTGATTAGTTTTGATCCAAAATTCAAGGAAGACTTAACTTCTTTGTATATGAATACGGCTCAATTTGATAAAGCCTTAGCATTAATTAATGAACTAAATGAAACCGTTGGCAAGTCAGACCGACGTGAATCCTATAAAATCCAGATTTTATCACAGGGAAAGTACCAAAATGCTGAGATTCAAAATTTATTGGAACAAATCAAGAAAAATCCAAAGGAAGAATCTAATTATGTCAATCTAATTTACTTTTATTCCAAGAATAATGAGATTGATAAAGTTTTGGAAACTGCACGACAATTAGAAACGGCAATACCTACATCGGAATGGGCGCAAGTAAGTTTGTTTAAATTCCATATAGAAAATAAAGATGGCGATAAAGCTGTCAAGGCTATGAATATTGTTTTGGCTAGTGCCAAAATAGATTCCAAAATAAAACACCGTATCTTCAATGAGTTTTTAATTTTTGTCAATTCAAATCCACAGTATGAATCAGAGGTAGAGAAAGCTATTGGTTATTTTGATGCTGATTCAGAGATAGATGTATCTAAAGAAGTGGGTAAATATTACCATTCGAAAAAAGAATGGGCCAAAGCCATTAAATATTACGAACTTTCAAATAGTAAAAGTGAAAAAATAGATGTTGAAAACAACCTACTTTTGCTACAAGCATATACAGATATGAATCAATTTGACGTTGTATTAAGAAAAGCATCTGATTTGATTGATTTTTTTCCAAATCAACCACAGTTTTATTATTTTTCAGGTTTGGCATACAACCAACTTAAACAATTTAAAAAAGCAACGGAAGTGCTCGAAATGGGTATGGATTTTGTAGTTGAAGATAGGAAATTAGAAATTAATTTTAATATTCAACTAGGAGAAGCCTACAACGGTTTAGGGAATAATTCCAAAAAGGAATTTTATTTCTCTAAAGCCAACCAATTATTAAAAAACAAATAA
- a CDS encoding sugar nucleotidyltransferase, which translates to MKIIVPMAGRGSRLRPHSLTVPKPLIPVAGKPIVHRLVEDIAKILKEPIEEIAFVLGDPAFFGDDVVKSLEELATGLGARASIYRQDLPLGTGHAIMCAKESLSGPAVIAYADTLIRADFELDPTADAVIWVKQVDEPEAYGVVKLNANNEIVELVEKPKEFVSDRAVIGIYYFKEVGDLKKELQGVLDNNIQNGGEYQINDGIKAMMANGKVFKTGSVDEWMDCGNKNVTVETNSRMLGFLQADGENLVAQNAKLENATIIPPCFIGDDVVLINATVGPNVSLGKGSHVIDSTIKNSLIQTHAHIKNANLDYAMIGNHVNFDGNFTSVSIGDYSVLE; encoded by the coding sequence ATGAAAATAATAGTTCCAATGGCAGGACGTGGTTCACGTCTTCGTCCACATAGTTTAACAGTACCTAAGCCTTTAATTCCCGTAGCTGGAAAACCGATTGTTCACCGTTTGGTGGAGGATATCGCAAAAATATTAAAAGAGCCTATTGAAGAAATTGCTTTTGTATTGGGTGACCCTGCCTTTTTTGGTGATGACGTTGTCAAAAGCTTAGAAGAATTAGCAACAGGTTTAGGAGCAAGAGCTTCTATTTACCGTCAAGATTTACCGCTTGGAACTGGTCATGCGATTATGTGTGCCAAAGAATCTTTATCAGGTCCAGCTGTAATTGCTTATGCAGATACGTTAATCAGAGCCGATTTTGAATTAGATCCTACTGCTGATGCGGTAATTTGGGTAAAACAAGTCGATGAGCCAGAGGCTTATGGAGTGGTAAAATTAAATGCTAATAATGAAATCGTTGAATTGGTTGAAAAACCTAAAGAATTTGTAAGCGATAGAGCCGTTATTGGAATTTACTATTTCAAAGAAGTAGGGGACTTGAAAAAAGAATTGCAAGGCGTTTTGGATAACAACATTCAAAATGGTGGCGAATACCAAATTAATGATGGTATCAAAGCGATGATGGCAAACGGTAAAGTTTTCAAAACTGGAAGCGTTGACGAATGGATGGATTGTGGCAATAAAAATGTTACGGTTGAAACCAATTCTAGAATGCTTGGTTTTTTACAAGCTGATGGAGAAAACTTAGTCGCTCAGAATGCGAAATTAGAAAACGCGACGATTATTCCACCTTGTTTTATTGGCGATGATGTTGTTTTAATCAATGCTACTGTGGGACCAAATGTTTCTTTAGGAAAAGGTTCTCATGTAATCGACAGTACGATTAAAAATAGCTTGATTCAAACACATGCTCATATTAAAAATGCCAATTTAGATTATGCTATGATTGGAAATCATGTCAACTTTGATGGAAATTTTACTAGTGTAAGCATTGGAGATTATTCGGTTTTAGAATAA
- the dut gene encoding dUTP diphosphatase: protein MKINIINKSQHALPSYETIASAGMDLRANLTESITLQPLERTIVKTGLFIELPIGYEAQVRPRSGLAFKNGITVLNSPGTVDADYRGEIGVILVNLSNQAFEIQNGERIAQLIIAKHERAEWTAVEELSETSRGAGGFGSTGVK from the coding sequence ATGAAAATAAACATTATCAATAAATCCCAACACGCTTTGCCTAGCTATGAAACCATCGCTTCAGCAGGAATGGATTTAAGAGCAAATTTGACCGAGAGCATAACATTACAGCCTTTAGAAAGAACCATAGTTAAAACAGGCCTTTTTATCGAATTGCCGATAGGTTACGAAGCACAAGTAAGACCAAGAAGTGGTTTGGCCTTTAAAAACGGAATTACAGTGCTTAATAGCCCTGGAACTGTAGATGCAGACTACCGTGGCGAAATAGGAGTGATTTTGGTTAATTTATCCAATCAAGCTTTTGAAATCCAAAACGGAGAACGCATAGCTCAGTTGATTATTGCCAAACATGAACGTGCAGAATGGACAGCAGTAGAAGAGTTATCAGAGACTTCAAGAGGTGCTGGTGGTTTTGGAAGTACGGGTGTGAAATAG
- a CDS encoding lipopolysaccharide biosynthesis protein, producing the protein MGLYKKLFKQTAIYGLATVLPRMFSFLLVPLYTNLLPKAEYGKVSIIFAWMIFFNVILAYGMETAFFRFYNNETNKRSVIETSMISIFWTTIVFLFIALLFRTTLADWSGIDSQYITYTIWILALDALVIIPFSKLRAYQKPMVYAMIKIGNVLVNLILSVLFLLYFPKLIQSNPKSFVSSLYIDNFEIGYIFLANIIASLLTFVILSPDYVFLKWKFDFSLWKKMLRYGLPIMVAGIAFAINEQFDKILLAKLLPAKIAEAEVGVYSACYKLGLFMVLYRTAYTLGIEPFFFSHASDKNAPHTYAMVTKYFVIFGSFILLTVIVFADLFKFLMIRDSSYWVAMKVVPLIILANFFLGIYTNLSVWYKLIDKTYIGAYISITGAIITLILNFLLIPSMSYYGSAIATIGAYGSMMTISYYLGNKYYPIPYDMKKIGSYLGLSIFFSVLSFYKFRENYFVGIALLLVFLYFIYYNEKETLTSILNRKTKSE; encoded by the coding sequence TTGGGATTATATAAAAAACTTTTTAAACAAACAGCGATTTATGGTTTGGCAACAGTGTTGCCAAGGATGTTTAGTTTTTTATTAGTTCCTCTTTATACTAATTTACTCCCTAAAGCCGAGTACGGTAAAGTGTCAATTATTTTTGCTTGGATGATATTTTTCAATGTTATTCTGGCTTATGGTATGGAAACCGCATTTTTTAGGTTTTATAACAATGAAACCAATAAGAGGTCAGTTATTGAAACATCCATGATTTCAATTTTTTGGACTACGATTGTTTTCTTATTTATAGCGCTTTTATTCCGAACTACTTTAGCCGATTGGTCTGGGATTGATTCACAATACATTACTTATACCATATGGATTTTAGCACTTGATGCTTTGGTAATTATCCCTTTTTCAAAATTAAGAGCTTATCAGAAACCAATGGTATATGCGATGATCAAAATTGGAAATGTTTTGGTTAATCTAATTTTGAGTGTTTTATTCTTGTTGTATTTTCCAAAATTAATTCAATCAAATCCAAAGAGTTTTGTAAGTTCATTATATATAGATAACTTCGAAATTGGTTATATTTTTCTAGCCAATATTATCGCTAGCTTACTAACATTTGTTATTTTATCTCCTGATTATGTTTTCTTAAAATGGAAATTTGATTTTAGCCTTTGGAAAAAAATGTTGCGTTATGGATTGCCAATTATGGTCGCAGGAATTGCTTTTGCTATCAACGAGCAATTTGATAAGATTTTGTTAGCCAAATTACTTCCTGCTAAAATTGCAGAGGCCGAAGTAGGGGTGTATTCTGCTTGTTATAAATTAGGCTTATTTATGGTTTTATATCGCACGGCTTATACCTTAGGAATTGAGCCATTCTTCTTTAGTCATGCCTCTGATAAAAACGCACCACATACTTATGCTATGGTTACCAAGTATTTTGTCATTTTTGGTTCGTTTATTCTTTTGACAGTAATCGTTTTTGCCGACTTGTTTAAATTCTTGATGATTCGCGATTCTTCGTATTGGGTTGCAATGAAAGTGGTTCCACTAATTATTTTGGCTAACTTCTTTTTAGGGATTTATACTAATCTTTCAGTTTGGTACAAATTAATAGACAAAACCTATATTGGTGCTTATATCTCAATAACGGGTGCCATCATCACCTTGATTCTGAATTTTCTTTTAATTCCATCTATGAGTTATTATGGTTCGGCAATTGCGACAATTGGTGCATATGGAAGTATGATGACAATTTCTTATTATTTGGGAAATAAATATTATCCGATACCCTATGACATGAAAAAAATTGGTAGTTATTTAGGCTTGTCCATCTTTTTTTCAGTGCTTTCTTTTTATAAGTTTAGAGAAAATTATTTTGTAGGTATAGCATTGTTACTCGTATTCTTATATTTTATTTATTACAACGAAAAAGAAACATTAACCTCTATTTTGAATCGAAAAACTAAATCGGAATGA
- a CDS encoding DUF547 domain-containing protein, with protein sequence MRRELYFIRANRLNKYLYNDELKKTFWINIYNAYLLLLEEERGLDKNSFKVKRVRIGYNHISLNDIENKIIKVNPINDYLKMFSFFKSPFIKQVAIEKPDKTIKDQLYKNRNKSLI encoded by the coding sequence TTGAGAAGAGAATTATATTTTATTAGAGCCAATCGTTTAAATAAGTATTTATATAATGACGAGTTGAAAAAAACGTTTTGGATTAATATTTATAATGCCTATTTGCTTTTACTAGAGGAAGAAAGAGGTCTTGATAAGAATTCATTTAAAGTAAAAAGAGTCCGTATCGGTTACAATCATATTTCATTAAACGATATTGAGAATAAAATCATAAAAGTCAATCCTATTAATGATTATCTTAAAATGTTTAGTTTTTTTAAATCGCCATTTATCAAACAAGTGGCCATTGAAAAACCAGATAAAACGATTAAAGATCAACTATATAAAAACCGTAATAAAAGTCTAATTTAA
- the atpG gene encoding ATP synthase F1 subunit gamma: MANLKEIRNRITSVSSTMQITSAMKMVSAAKLKKAQDAITAMRPYAEKLTELLQSLSATLDGNAGGEFTTQREVKKVLIVAITSNRGLCGAFNTNVIKEAKNRAEYYAGKQVDFFAIGKKGNDVLGKTGSVIDNQSSVFDDLTFDNVATIADTLTQKFVSGEYDKIELIYNQFKNAATQIVQTEQFLPLAPVKSDLNIAPADYIFEPSKEEIVLTLIPKSLKTQLYKGIRDSFASEHGARMTAMHKATDNATELRNQLKLTYNKARQAAITNEILEIVGGAEALNG; encoded by the coding sequence ATGGCAAATTTAAAGGAAATCCGTAATAGAATTACTTCCGTTTCATCTACGATGCAAATTACATCGGCAATGAAAATGGTTTCTGCAGCAAAGCTAAAGAAAGCACAAGATGCAATCACTGCAATGCGCCCTTATGCCGAAAAATTAACTGAATTATTACAAAGCCTTTCTGCTACTCTAGATGGTAATGCTGGAGGTGAATTTACGACACAACGTGAAGTAAAAAAAGTATTAATTGTTGCTATAACTTCAAATAGAGGTTTATGTGGTGCTTTTAATACTAATGTAATTAAGGAGGCTAAAAACCGTGCTGAATATTATGCTGGAAAACAGGTTGATTTTTTTGCTATTGGTAAAAAAGGAAACGATGTTTTAGGTAAAACAGGTTCGGTTATTGATAATCAAAGTAGTGTTTTTGATGACTTGACCTTTGATAATGTGGCAACTATTGCTGATACTTTAACTCAAAAGTTTGTTTCTGGAGAGTATGATAAGATTGAATTGATTTACAATCAATTTAAAAATGCAGCTACACAAATTGTTCAAACTGAGCAGTTCTTGCCTTTGGCACCAGTAAAATCAGATTTAAACATTGCACCAGCTGATTATATCTTTGAACCTTCAAAAGAAGAAATTGTATTGACTTTGATTCCTAAATCGTTGAAAACACAATTATACAAAGGAATCCGTGATTCATTTGCTTCTGAACATGGAGCTCGTATGACTGCAATGCATAAAGCAACTGATAATGCAACTGAATTAAGAAATCAATTGAAATTAACGTATAACAAAGCACGTCAAGCTGCTATTACTAATGAGATCCTTGAGATTGTTGGTGGAGCTGAAGCTTTGAACGGATAA
- the atpA gene encoding F0F1 ATP synthase subunit alpha, producing the protein MAEIKPAEISAILRKQVEGFESGATLEEVGTVLQVGDGIARIYGLSNVQYGELVEFENGLEAIVLNLEEDNVGVVLLGPSTGIKEGSTAKRTQRIASLKVGEQMVGRVVNTLGFPIDGKGPIGGDLYEMPLERKAPGVVFRQPVTEPLQTGVKAVDAMIPVGRGQRELVIGDRQTGKSTVCIDTILNQKEFYDAGKPVFCIYVAIGQKASTVAGIAKMLEEKGAMAYTVIVAANASDPAPMQVYAPFAGAAIGEYFRDSGRPALIVYDDLSKQAVAYREVSLLLRRPPGREAYPGDVFYLHSRLLERACKVIADDGIAKNMNDLPDSIKGIVKGGGSLTALPIIETQAGDVSAYIPTNVISITDGQIFLDGDLFNSGVRPAINVGISVSRVGGNAQIKSMKKVSGTLKLDQAQFRELEAFAKFGSDLDAVTLNVIEKGKRNVEILKQGLNDPYTVEDQVAIIYAGSKNLLRNVPVNKVKEFEKDFLSFLNNKHRATLDALKAGKLTDEITDVIETVAKEVSAKYN; encoded by the coding sequence ATGGCGGAAATCAAACCTGCTGAAATTTCAGCAATATTAAGAAAGCAAGTAGAAGGTTTTGAATCTGGCGCTACGCTAGAGGAAGTAGGAACCGTACTTCAAGTTGGAGATGGTATTGCTCGTATTTACGGGCTTTCTAATGTTCAATATGGAGAGTTGGTAGAATTTGAAAATGGTCTTGAGGCTATTGTATTGAATCTTGAAGAAGATAACGTAGGTGTGGTACTTTTAGGACCATCAACTGGTATCAAAGAAGGTTCAACTGCAAAAAGAACACAACGTATCGCTTCTCTTAAAGTTGGAGAGCAAATGGTAGGACGTGTAGTAAACACTTTAGGTTTTCCAATTGATGGAAAAGGTCCTATCGGTGGAGACTTATACGAAATGCCATTAGAAAGAAAAGCTCCTGGTGTTGTATTTCGTCAGCCAGTAACTGAGCCATTACAAACAGGTGTAAAAGCAGTTGATGCGATGATTCCTGTAGGTCGTGGACAACGTGAGCTTGTTATTGGTGACCGTCAAACTGGTAAATCAACAGTTTGTATCGATACCATCTTAAATCAAAAAGAATTTTATGATGCAGGGAAACCAGTTTTCTGTATCTATGTAGCGATTGGACAAAAAGCTTCTACAGTAGCAGGTATTGCTAAAATGTTAGAAGAAAAAGGTGCAATGGCTTATACTGTAATCGTTGCTGCTAATGCTTCTGATCCAGCTCCAATGCAAGTGTACGCTCCTTTCGCAGGTGCTGCAATTGGTGAGTACTTTAGAGATTCAGGTCGTCCAGCATTAATTGTTTATGATGATTTATCTAAACAAGCGGTAGCTTACCGTGAGGTGTCTCTTTTATTAAGAAGACCTCCAGGACGTGAGGCTTACCCTGGTGACGTTTTCTACTTACACTCTCGTTTATTAGAGCGTGCTTGTAAAGTAATTGCTGATGACGGAATTGCTAAAAACATGAATGATTTACCAGATTCTATCAAAGGAATCGTTAAAGGTGGTGGTTCATTAACAGCTTTACCAATTATCGAAACTCAAGCTGGTGACGTTTCTGCTTATATCCCAACAAACGTAATTTCGATTACAGATGGTCAAATTTTCTTGGATGGAGATTTGTTTAACTCGGGAGTTCGTCCAGCGATTAACGTAGGTATTTCGGTATCTCGTGTGGGTGGTAACGCTCAAATTAAATCAATGAAAAAAGTATCTGGTACTTTAAAACTAGATCAAGCTCAATTCCGTGAATTGGAAGCGTTTGCTAAGTTTGGTTCTGACCTTGATGCTGTTACTTTGAACGTAATTGAAAAAGGAAAAAGAAACGTTGAAATCTTGAAACAAGGTTTAAATGACCCTTATACTGTTGAAGACCAAGTTGCTATTATTTACGCTGGTTCTAAAAACTTATTGAGAAATGTTCCTGTGAACAAAGTAAAAGAATTTGAAAAAGACTTTTTATCATTCTTGAACAACAAACACAGAGCTACTCTTGATGCTTTAAAAGCAGGTAAATTAACAGATGAAATTACAGATGTAATCGAAACTGTAGCAAAAGAAGTATCAGCAAAATATAACTAA